One window of the Diospyros lotus cultivar Yz01 chromosome 12, ASM1463336v1, whole genome shotgun sequence genome contains the following:
- the LOC127787629 gene encoding uncharacterized protein LOC127787629 produces the protein MQIRVKCNCAENNCPEWAIVELQGVIEPQSAFKDCLQNLEIGQLCRPPSHETYTFTDGYHKLTESKVTSKKPMVILKKTRQSSVESNDGESSTNVALEVVGIIQHRILFKTRPKALISSKIQFGFSQMIDCITLCCNWSTLRNVFRYRKFDCWWLF, from the exons ATGCAAATTCGAGTGAAATGCAATTGCGCCGAAAACAACTGCCCCGAATGGGCAATCGTGGAATTGCAAGGTGTCATCGAACCCCAATCGGCCTTCAAAGATTGCCTCCAAAACCTCGAAATCGGCCAACTTTGCCGCCCTCCCT CTCATGAGACGTACACTTTCACCGATGGGTATCACAAATTGACGGAATCCAAAGTGACTTCGAAGAAACCAATGGtgattttgaagaaaacaaGGCAATCCAGCGTAGAGAGCAATGACGGTGAGTCGTCAACGAACGTGGCATTGGAAGTGGTTGGCATCATTCAACACCGTATTTTGTTCAAGACCAGGCCCAAGGCGCTAATTTCTAGTAAGATTCAATTTGGTTTCTCTCAAATGATTGATTGCATAACATTGTGTTGTAATTGGTCAACATTAAGAAATGTTTTCAGGTACAGAAAATTTGACTGTTGGTGGTTGTTTTGA